DNA from Methanothrix sp.:
TGTGTATTACGATGTGGTATTCGATGCGATAGTCTTCAAGCCTGAGATGCAGGAGGTCGTGGAGGGGGAGGTCGTCGAGATAGTCAAGTTCGGCGCGTTCGTGAGCATCGGGCCGTTCGATGGTCTGCTCCACGTGAGTCAGATCACGGACGAGTACATGGCATACGATGAGAAGAACGCCAGGCTTGTGAGCAAGGACACAAACAAGTTCCTGGCCGAGGGCGACAGGGTTCGTGCGAGGATAATCGCTGTGAGCCTGAACGAGAAGGATCCCAGGGGGAGCAAGATCGGGCTCACGATGCGCCAGACAGGTCTGGGGAAGATCGAGTGGCTCGAGGCCCTGCGGCGCGGCGAGACCCAGGAGGCAAAGGAGCCTGTGAAGAAGAGCGAGAGTGCTGAGCAGAAGGCGGAGGCTGAATGACCGAGCAGGCATGCCGTGAGTGCCACAGGATCGTGGAGGGGCTGGTGTGCCCTATCTGCGGATCGTCCTCTCTGAGCAAGGACTGGGCCGGATACGTCGTGGTCATAGATCCGAAGGGCTCGGAGGTTGCCGCAAAGCTGGGCATAACGCTGCCCGGAAGATATGCTCTGAAGGTGCGATAGCTTGAGAGTTCTTGTACTTCCCGAGGAGATGCGTGAGGAGCTGAAGGCGCCTCTTGGAACCCTCTACAGGTGTCACGGGGTCGAGTGCGTCGAGATGATGGCAGAGCATCTTAGAGGCGCGGAGAGGCTGATCGCGGTTGGGGATATAACCACATTCTACATCCTCAAGGCGTCCTTCACGCCCGACCTGATGATAGTCGATCACAAGACCAAGAGGTCTCCTGTCGAGGACAGCATCAAGCGGAGACATCTCGAGGGAAGCTACAGGGTTGTGACGGTCGAGAATCCGCCCGGGACCATCACAGCTGATCTTATGGACGCGGTCCGCGAATCGCTGAACGGATGCACGCCCACCGAGATCGTAGTCGATGGCGAGGAGGACCTGGCAGCTTTGCCCGCAATACTCTACGCACCACTCGGATCTGCTGTCGTCTACGGCCAGCCGTCTGTGGGGAGTGTTCTTGTCATGGTCACACCTGAGAAGAAGAGTGAGATCAAGGGAATTCTTGAAAGAATGATCGTTAAAGAAAAGGTTTAAGAGATGTGGAGGAAGGTGATCCGATTATGGATATAGAGATCTTGAGCGAGCGCGAGAATCCGCTGCTGAAGAGGCGGGAGATCGTGCTTAAGGTGATACACGGCGAGGGTTCGACGCCGACAAGGAGGAGCGTCCTGGAGAGGCTTGCAGCCATCAAGGACTCTAAGCCGGGACTGGTTGTCATAAGAAAGATGAACAGCCTGTTCGGGAAGAGGGAGAGCATAGCCCATGCGAGGATCTACGAGAGCGAGGAGCGCATGAGGCAGGTGGAGAACCCGCATATAGTGAAGAGGAACGTCCTGTCAGAGCAGAAGGAGGCCAGCTAGATGGCCGTGCACAGATACTATCAGCTCAGCGGGGAGACCATAAAGGCGCGAAAGCCCATCTGTCCGAGGTGCGGTAATGGAGTCTTTCTAGCGGAGCACAAGGACAGGATGAGCTGCGGCAGGTGCGGCTACACAGAGTTCAAGAAGTGAAGTTTAGAGTAACATTATATTGCTTAGAAGGCAAAGGTGGAGCGCGCGCGGACGCTCCGCCGGTTCTGCTTGATCTTTTCCGTCGGCCAGCTTGTGCCTTGATGAAGCGGTTGGTCGCGAACTTACTCTGATCTGGCATCAAAAAGCATCGGAGAAAAGCATCGGAGCATGCTTACAGTAATGCATCGCGAGTTCAGATGCTTGGTGTGACCTCCTCTCCGGCCTGAAAGACCGGAGCTTGCACCCTGTTGCGCCCTGTCAGATCGAGACCATCGCCCTCTTTGCTGTGAACTCATCCGGATCCATCGGGCTGCTTGACCATGCCTCATCGATCCTGTCGAGAACCTCATCTCCTGAGCTGAGGGTGAGATCTGTCAGATGCAGGCGTGAACGTTCTCCGAGCATCACGAACTTCGTCGGGTTGAACCTGAGAGCGACGGTGCTGTTCCCCTTTCTAAGTGAGGTGGTGTTCGCGATCTCTCCTATCACATCGCCATCATCGTTCCTGAGCCTGGCCCTGATCGTGTAGGTTCCGGGGACGTTGACAGTAACCCCGACACCGATAACGATGCTGCTTATCTTGCCTCCAGCAAGCTCGCTCATATCTGTGAAGATCCTGCTGAAGTATGCCTTGGGCGGCTGGAAGTCGGACGGGCTTCTGTCTATGATTGTCGTCTGGTTGCGCTCCTCCAAGACATCGCCATCCTCTCCGTAGAGGATGATATCTCTGAGGTGGAGAGGGCCGCATCCACCGCTCTTCCAGATCTCTCTGCCATCGGCCCTGAGCTCGATGCTGCCGGTACCGCGGATCGGCGCGGATCCGCTCATCCATTTTATCATCCTGCCGGAACAGTCGAAGAGCCCGCCCTCAGCTCTGTAAACGCCCGGGACAGAAGCATTCACTGCGATCTTTATAGAGAGTGCATCTATAAATCCATCATTATCACCATCTTCAAAGCTGATGCCTTCCACACCCTTCACAGAGGCTCCTGCGACTGTGACCACGACAGGTATCTCGAGTGAGCTGTTATCCCCTCGAATCTCGAGATAGCCGCGGATCTCTTTTCCGGGTGCATCCGGAGGCACTCTGAGCGTGAGGTTGACGTTTGCAGCAGTGCCGGGCTGAATTTCGTCAGGGCCCAGGACATCGAGCCATCCCCATGGCTCCCTGGTGTGCAGCGTTGTTACAAGCTCGAAGTTCTGTTTATCAGAAAAGACATCATAGCCTATGACGACGACAGTCCAGCTTCCGGGAGGGGGATCGTAGACCTGTATCTCCTCGGTGCTCTCATACCCCTCTGATCGAGCCGCAAGCCTCCCGTTCGGCGCGTAAAGCCTGAGATCGAGATCGCTCTCCGGGTTATCCCAGAGCAGTCTGAGCGAGAGCCTCCTCACATCCTCAGGGACATCGAACTTTGCGGTCCAGGAGAGCCTCTCGCTCACATAAC
Protein-coding regions in this window:
- a CDS encoding DNA-directed RNA polymerase, which produces MYRRMKLEGVVRIPPEDMGNPLNDAVEMALRTKYEARVDRTLGAIVAILGVDSIGEGRIIAGDGAVYYDVVFDAIVFKPEMQEVVEGEVVEIVKFGAFVSIGPFDGLLHVSQITDEYMAYDEKNARLVSKDTNKFLAEGDRVRARIIAVSLNEKDPRGSKIGLTMRQTGLGKIEWLEALRRGETQEAKEPVKKSESAEQKAEAE
- the spt4 gene encoding transcription elongation factor subunit Spt4, whose amino-acid sequence is MTEQACRECHRIVEGLVCPICGSSSLSKDWAGYVVVIDPKGSEVAAKLGITLPGRYALKVR
- a CDS encoding GTP-dependent dephospho-CoA kinase family protein; amino-acid sequence: MRVLVLPEEMREELKAPLGTLYRCHGVECVEMMAEHLRGAERLIAVGDITTFYILKASFTPDLMIVDHKTKRSPVEDSIKRRHLEGSYRVVTVENPPGTITADLMDAVRESLNGCTPTEIVVDGEEDLAALPAILYAPLGSAVVYGQPSVGSVLVMVTPEKKSEIKGILERMIVKEKV
- a CDS encoding 30S ribosomal protein S24e, whose amino-acid sequence is MDIEILSERENPLLKRREIVLKVIHGEGSTPTRRSVLERLAAIKDSKPGLVVIRKMNSLFGKRESIAHARIYESEERMRQVENPHIVKRNVLSEQKEAS
- a CDS encoding 30S ribosomal protein S27ae is translated as MAVHRYYQLSGETIKARKPICPRCGNGVFLAEHKDRMSCGRCGYTEFKK